Genomic window (Achromobacter sp. B7):
ACCAGCATCGGCGCGGTGGCCGTGGCGCGCGCGGCGCCCGACGGCTACACGCTGATGATTACCGGCGCGCCTACCTTCACGCTGAATTCGCTGCTGTATTCGAACCTGAACTACGACCCGGTCAAAAGCTACGAATACGTGGCCGTCGCGGGCAGCACGCCGTTTGTCATCCTGACCAATCCGCAAACCGGGATCGGCACGGTGGCGGACATCACCAGCAAGTCGGCCGCGCAGGCACTTAGTTTTGGATCGTTTGGCAATGGCTCCACGCCGCATATCGCCGGGGAATCCCTGGCCCAACGCACCGGCGCCAAGCTGCTGCACGTGCCCTATCGCGGCAGTGCGCCGGCCATGACGGATCTGATCGGCAACCAGATCCCGCTGTCGATCGACACGCTGGTGGCCAGCCTGCCGCAGATTAAGGCAGGCAAGGCGCGAGCGGTGGCGTTGACGGGCAGCGCGCGATCGAAGCTGGTGCCCGAGGTGCCCACCGTCGCGGAAAGCGGCGTGTCGGGCTATGACTTCGAAACCTGGTTTGGCGTCGTCATGCCCAAGGGCACGCCCGCGCCCATCGTCAATCGGATGTCCAAGGAGATTCAGGCGGTGATGGCCGAACCCGATACCCGCGCCAAGCTGCAAGAGCTGGGTTTCGACGCCACCTACCAGGACCCGGCGGCCTTCCGCGCCAAGGTCGACAGCGAACTGGCGCGCAATGTGGCGGTCATCAAGGCGGCGGGAATCAAGCCGGACTGAGCGCGAGGGGGCGGCAAGGCGCGAGGCGCGCGGCTTGCCGATCCCTTATCATGGCACCCAGAAGGTTCGCGACCTCTCTCGTCTTTACTGGGTTAATCCATGTCTTCGTTTGACATTCAATTGCTGCTCACCGCCCTGGTGAGCGTCTTGGTGCTGGTCGCCCTCATCGTCTCGCGCATTCGCATGCATCCGCTGCTGGCGCTATTGATCGTTTCGATCGGTGTGGGTTTTGCAACGGGCATGTCGCCGGTTGCCATCGTTAAAAACCTGACCGACGGCGCCGGCAAAACGCTGGGCGCGGTGGGCGTGGTGATCGCGCTGGGTGCGATGCTGGGCAAGATCCTGGCGGATTCCGGCACGACGGAACGCCTGGCCAATGCCATCCTGCGGCGCACCTCGGTGCGCTTGATTCCCTGGGCGATGACGCTGGTGGCTTTCGTCATCGGCATTCCCATGTTCTTCGAAGTGGGCCTGGTCGTCATGCTGCCGCTGATCTTCAGCGTGGCGCGCAAGCTGGAAAGCCAGGAACGCTTCAAGGGCTCGGCTTACGTCTATGTGGGCGTGCCCGTTATTGCCGCGCTGGCCGCCATGCACGGCATGGTGCCGCCGCATCCCGGCCCGCTGACGGCCATCGCTACCCTGAAGACCACCGTGGGCCCCACGATGATCTACGGCTTTCTGGCCGCGCTGCCCGCGATGGTGCTGGGCGGCCCGCTATACGGGGCTTTCATCACGCCCCGCATGACAACGCGCCCCGACGAAGCCCTGTTGGAGCAATTCACCGTCACGCCGGAAAATGGCTCGGCTATCGCTGCGCCCAGTGTGGGCCTGGGCGTGCTGGCGGCGCTGCTGCCCGCGCTGTTGATGCTGGTGCATGCCCTGGCTGAAATGCTGTTGCCCAAGGATTCCAGCCTGATGCACGTGGCCGCCTTCCTGGGCAACCCGCTGGTGGCCATGCTGTTGGGCGTGCTGTTCGCCGCGGTCACGCTGGTCTTCATGCGCGGCGGCGACGCCGAAAAATTGCGCGACGGCCTGGGCAAAAGCCTGAAGCCCATCGCCGGCATCATGCTGATCATCGCGGGCGGCGGCGCCTTTCAGCAGGTGCTGACCAGCGCCAAGGTGGGCGATGCCATCGTGCACCTGACGCACCAGTTCGCCTTCCCGCCGCTGATCCTGGGCTGGCTGATCGCCATGCTGCTGTCGGTATCCACCGGCTCGGCAACCGTCGGCATCGTGGGCGCCGCCGGCCTGCTGGCTCCCCTGGCCGGCGCCGACCCCACGCTGAACCTGCCCCTGCTGGCGCTATCGATCGGCTGCGGCTCGCTGTTTTTCAACTACGCCAACCACGCCGGCTTCTGGATGGTGAAGGAGTCGTTCGGCATGACGATGGGCGAAGCGACAAAAACGATTTCGGTCGTGCAGTCGATCGTGGCGGTGGTGGGCTTGCTGATGGTGCTGCTGTTCAACATGCTGCCGCCGTTGGGATAGGGGGCGGCGTTTCCTGGCGCCCGGAATAAAAAAAGCCCGACGAGAGATCGTCGGGCTTTTCTTGGAAACTACAGGGTGTTCATGGTGCCGGTGAAAGGAATCGAACCCTCGACCTTCTCATTACAAGTGAGCTGCTCTACCAACTGAGCTACACCGGCACGGCGTGCCGGGGCACGCGCAGGGACTGCATTGTAATGAAAAATCGATGGGGCCGCGTGCAAGGGGGCACGGGGCGCCGACGACATTCAATTTACGGCGGATTATGTCGCAGCGGCGGTTGCAAAGACGGCGTGCCAGGCACGCCGTCTTTGTGTAGCGGATGCTATTTGACGATGGTCAGGCGCGGACGCTTGGGTTCGTCGTCGTTGCCGCCGTCGTCGCCGGTCGGGGCGTCGGATTGGGCGTCGGAGCCTTCTGGGGCGGCGGGTTCCACCGCGCCCTGGGCGCCGGCTTCCGGCGGTTCATAGGGCTGCACTTCAAAGCCCATGCCCGCGCCGGTTTCGCGCGCGTAGATGGCGCTGACGGCGCCAACGGGAACGTAGACGTTCTCGGTCACGCCGCTGAAGCGGGCTTGGAATTCGATGAATTCGTTGCCCAGCACCAAGCGGTTGGTGGCCAGTGTGCCGACATTCAGTGTGATCTGACCGTCACGCACATGCGCGACGGGCACCATGGTGTGCTCATCGACCTGTACGGTGATGTACGGCGTGTAGCCGTTGTCGGTGCACCATTCGTGCAGTGCGCGGATCAGATACGGTTTGGTCGAAGTTTCACCCATCACACAACCAGCCTTAACGACGCATCACTTTTTCCGAAGGCGTCAGCGCTTCGATGTAGGCCGGGCGCGAGAAGATGCGTTCGGCGTACTTTTGCAGCGGAGCAGCGTTCTTGGGCAGTTCAATGCCGTAATGGTCCAGGCGCCACAGCAGCGGCGCCACGGCCACGTCCAGCATCGAGAATTCCTCGCCCAGCATGTACTTGTTCTTCAGCAGCATCGGGGCCAGTTGGGCCAGACGGTCGCGAATGTTCTGGCGCGCGTTGGCCAGCTTCTTCTCGTCGGGCTTGGCGCTGCGGTCTTCCAGCGTCGAGACGTGAACGAACAGTTCTTTCTCGAAGTTGTACAGGAACAGGCGGGTGCGGGCGCGCATGACGGGGTCGGCCGGCATCAGTTGCGGATGCGGGAAGCGCTCGTCGATGTACTCGTTGATGATGTTGGACTCGTACAGAACCAGGTCGCGCTCGACCAGGATGGGCACTTGACCGTACGGGTTCATCACCGCGATGTCTTCGGGCTTGTTGTACAGGTCGATGTCACGGATCTCGAAGTCCATACCTTTTTCGAACAACACGAAGCGGCAGCGTTGCGAAAACGGACACGTGGTTCCGGAATAGAGCACCATCATGGTGAAAGTCCTTTATGAAAAACGAAAGGCCAGCGCCTAAATCTAGCAGGCGCTGGCCCCAATTGCCAGACGGGATAGGCGTACGGCCCTATCCTCCGTTGCCGTCCCTTATTAAGAATAGGTAGCGGCTTGCATGCCTGGCGGGGCGTTGCGGTTAGCGCACGTGTTTCCAGTACGAGGCGTTCAAGCGCCACGTAACCAGGAAGAACAACAGCAGGAACAACATGACGCCAACGCCGAGACGGACGCGGAAAGTCTGGACGGGCTCTGCCATCCAGGACATGAACGCGGTCAGGTCTGCGACGTCGTTGTCGTATGTTGCGACTTGGGCCGGGTTGGCGGCCTTAAATTTGGCATCAAAGGTGGCATGGCCGTGGTAATCAGCTACCGGTTCGGCCTTGACCGTGGAAAAACCTTGAGCATCGTACACCGTCGTGACGCGTTCCCAGGTTTTGGGAGTGCCTTCCTTGGCATCCTTCACTTCCACTTCGTGCATGGCCGTGGTGGTCAGCTCGCGCGGACCCTGGCGTTCCCAGAGCGCGTGGGGCATGCCAACAGCCGGGAAAACCAGGTTGTTCCAGCCGGTCGCGCGCGACGAGTCGCGGTAGAAGGTGCGCAGGTAGGTGTAGATGTAGTCGGCGCCGGACGGGCCGGCGTTGACCGATTTGGCGCGAGCGATCACGGACAAGTCCGGGGGCGTCGTGCCAAACCACTTCTTGGCGTCCTTGGGTGACATGGCAACCGTCATCATGTCGCCCACCTTTTCGCCGGTGAACAGCAGGCTTTCCTTGATTTGCTGGTCGGTCAGCCCGATGTCCTTGAGCTTGTTGTAGCGCATCGAGGACGCGCTATGACAGTTCAAGCAGTAGTTGACGAACAACTTGGCGCCGTTTTGCAGCGACGACATGTCGTTGACGCGGTACGGCGCCTTGTCCAGCGGGAAACCGCCTTCGGCGGCAAATGCGGTGGTGCACGTGAGCATCAAGGCCACGGCACCAATCAGCTTCTTGATCATGGTTAATCCGTTATCTGGTGGGCTCAGTGGGCGTGGAACGTAACGCGCTCGGGCACTTGCTTGAAGGTGCCAAGGCGGCTCCAGACCGGCATCAGGAAGAAAAATGCCAGGTACAGCAGCGTGCCGATCTGCGACGTGATGTTCAACGGCGGACTGGGCGGCTGCGTACCGATGTAGCCGAGCACCAGGAAGTTGACCATGAAGATGCCGTAGATCCACTTGTGCCACGTGGGGCGGTAGCGGATCGACTTGACCGGGGAATGGTCCAGCCAGGGCAGGAAGAACAGGATGACGACGGTGCCACCCATGGCGACCACGCCCCAGAACTTGGCATCGATCACGCGCAACAGCACGGCCACGACGATCAGGATGCCCGGGACCACAAAGCGCAGGATGCCGCGCATATTGCTCTTGAACAGCAATACCAGCGCACCCAGCACCGATGCACCTGCCAGCACCCACGTGAATTCGTCGGTGGTGGCACGCAGCATCGAGTAGAACGGCGTGAAGTACCAGACCGGTGCGATGTGCGGAGGTGTCTTCAGCGAGTCAGCAGGAATGAAGTTGTTGAACTCGAGGAAGTAGCCGCCCATTTCCGGCGCGAAGAACACGATGAACGCAAACACGAGCAAGAAGCCCGCCACGCCCATCAGGTCATGCACCGAATAGAACGGGTGGAACGGAATGCCATCCTTGGGCCGGCCGTACTTGTCTTTCGGGCCCTGCTTGATCTCGATGCCGTCCGGGTTGTTCGAGCCGACTTCGTGCAGCGCAACCAGGTGAGCCGCGACCAGGCCGACCAGCACCAGCGGAATCGCGATGACGTGGAAGGCAAAGAAGCGGTTCAAGGTGGCGTCCGACACGACGTAGTCGCCGCGAATCCAGATCGACAGCTCGGGGCCGATGAACGGAATGGCGGCGAACAGGTTAACGATCACCTGAGCACCCCAGTACGACATCTGGCCCCACGGCAGCAAATAACCGAAGAAGGCTTCCGCCATCAGACAGAGGAAAATCGCCACGCCGAAAATCCACACGAGTTCGCGCGGCTTGCGGTACGAACCGTAAAGCAGCCCGCGCAACATATGCAGGTAGACGACAACGAAGAACATCGATGCGCCGGTCGAATGCATATAGCGCACGAGCCAGCCCCATGGGACTTCGCGCATGATGTATTCGACGGATTGGAACGCGCGTTCGGCGTCCGGCTTGTAATGCATGACCAGGAAAATGCCGGTCACGATCTGCAGCACCAGGACCAATAAGGCCAGAGAGCCAAAGAAATACCAAAAGTTGAAATTCTTTGGTGCGTAGTATTCGGACAGATGGGCTTTCCAGGTGGATGTCACCGGAAAACGCCGGTCCAGCCACCCCAACAGGCCTGTTGTCTCGACGGTTTTCTCGCCAGCCATGTAACGGCTCCTTCTCTAATACGTGGCGTATTTGTTTTACTTACGTAATCGGGAAAAAAGCGCGACGCGAGCGTCAGGCCTTGTTGTCTTCATCGACGCCCACAATGATGCGGGTGTCGCTCAGATACTGGTAGGGCGGTACTTCGAGATTATCGGGAGCAGGCTTGTTCTTGTAGACCCGGCCAGCCAGATCGAACGTAGAGCCGTGGCAGGGGCAGAGGAATCCGCCTTGCCAGTTGGCGCCCATGCCGCCACCGCCGCCCGTTTCAAAGTGCGAGGTAGGCGAGCAGCCCAAGTGGGTACAGATGCCGACGCAAACGAAGATCTCGGGCTTGCGCGAGCGAGCCTCGTTTTCGGCGTATTTGGGAGTGAAGCCAGGCCGCTTGGATTCAGGATCGGCCAGTAAAGGGTCTAGCGTCTTGAGGGCGGCGAGCTGTTCGGGAGAACGGTGAATGATCCACACCGGCTTCCCACGCCATTCCACGGTTTTCATGGTGCCGACGGGTATATCGCCGATATCCACTTCAACGGGGGCCCCGGCCGCGCGGGCCTTGTCAGAGGGAGAAAACGTGCTCACAAGCGGCACTGCCGTTGCGACACCTGCTACGCCACCCACAGCACAGGCGGTGGTAACCCAGAAACGTCGCGAAGGATCAGGTGGCAGGTTGGGATCAACCGCACCGTCATCATCGTGTACCAGCGTATCCTGACTCATCTTCCTATCCTTGTTGATGCGCCCGCTCTACGAGTAGCATCACTTCTGCGGCATCGGGTTTGCGGGAATATGTAACAACATAGCAACCGCGTATTATAGCGCCAGCCCACTGAAGGGCGTATCACGAAGGGAGTGCTTTTATGAGCAAAAAGACTGGTTTCATCAAAGAATTCCGAGATTTCGCTGTAAAAGGCAACGCCGTTGACCTGGCGGTTGGTGTGATCATCGGCGCGGCGTTCGGCAGGATCGTCGATTCCATGGTGAAAGACATCATCATGCCCCTGGTGAATTTCATACTGGGTGGCGCAGTCGATTTTTCGAACAAATTCTTTGTGCTGTCGATGCCTGCCGGCTACAACGGCCCGATGACGTATGCCGACCTGACCAAGGCGGGCGCCACCGTGTTTGCGTGGGGCAACTTCGTGACGATCCTCATCAACTTCGTGTTGTTGGCGTTTGTGATTTTCTGGATGGTCAAGGCCATCTACAAGGCCCGCACCAAGGCCGAGGAAGCACCGGCCGCGCCGGCCGCAACGCCCGAAGACGTGGCGCTGCTTCGCGAAATTCGCGACCTGCTCAAGAAATAAGACACGGCACCAGGCCGTGTGGCCGATGCGCCACATGGGCCACGGGCTTGCTGCCCGCCGGGTAATGATCCGCAGCGGGCGTCACCCCTTTATGCCGGGCTGGCTTTATGCCGGGTTATCAAGGTCGATGAATTCGACCTTGATGCCGAAGTGCTCGGCCACTGCCTGACCCAGCGCCTGTGCGCCGTATCGTTCGGTGGCGTGGTGACCCGCGGCAATGAAGCCCACGCCGGTCTCGCGCGCCAAGTGCACGGTGGACTCGGACACTTCGCCGGTAATGTAGGCGGTGGCGCCGGCATCCACCGCGTCTGCCAGCATGCCTTGCGCGCCGCCCGTGCACCAGGCCACGGTGGACAAGGGCTGAGCGGGGTCGCCCACGACCAGCGGTTGCCTGCCCAGACGTTCAGCCACGCGTTCGCCCAACTGCCCCAGCGTTTGCACGCCGGCGGCCTCGCCCAACCAGACCAGATTGTCTTGCCCGCAGGTGCGCGGCGACCCATCGTCGCGGCGCGCGGGCGCCAGGCCCAGCACGCGGGCCAGCTGTGCGTTGTTGCCCAGCGTGGGGTGCGCGTCCAGCGGCAAATGGTAGGCGTACAGGTTCAGGTCGTTCTTCAGCGCCAGCGCCATGCGCGTGCGGCGCGTGCCGATAATGCGCCGGTCTTCGTTGCGCCACATCCAGCCGTGATGCACGAGCACCGCGTCAGCGCCCCGTTCAACCGCCGCGCGCAGTAACGCTTCGCTGGCGGTGACACCGGTGATAATGTGTCCGACTTCGGATCGGCCCTCCACCTGCAAACCGTTCGGACAGTAGTCCTTGAAGCGCGCGGCTTGCAGGGTGTCGTCCAGCCAGCTGGCCAGCACGTGGGAGTCCACTTTTTTCATTGCTTGTCCTATCAGAATCATGCGCCGATATTGGCTGATATTTGCTCAGGCCGTCACGGTCTGCCTGGCTATTCTATTCGTGGTCACGACCCTGCGGCCCGACCTGCTGCGCCTTGCCGGCCCAGGCGCGGCCACGCCCGCCGCCGCGGCGTCCGCCCGGCCGCCGGCCGGCACGGGCGTGGGGCCGGTGTCGTACGCCGATGGCGTGGCGCGCGCGGCACCGTCCGTGGTGAACGTGTACACGACCAAGCACGTCAATGTGCCGTTGGTGCCGCTGCCCGATGATCCCGTGCTGCGCCAGCTGTTCGGGCAAGTGCCCGGCATGAGTCGGCGGCAGGCCACGACCAGCCTGGGGTCGGGCGTTATCGTCAGCCAGGACGGCCATGTGCTGACGAATTATCACGTCGTGCAGGCGGCGGACGCGATCGAGGTGGCGCTGGCCGACGGCCGGCGCGATGCGGCAAAAGTGGTGGGCGCAGACCCGGACACGGACCTGGCGGTGCTGAAGCTGAGTTCGTTGCGCACTTTGCCGGTGGCCACGCTGGCCGCTGACCGGGGCTTGCGCGTGGGCGATGTGGTGCTGGCGATAGGCAACCCGTTTGGCGTGGGCCAGACCACCACGCAAGGCATCGTGTCGGCGTTGGGACGCAACGGGCTGGGACTGAACACGTACGAAAACTTCATCCAGACCGATGCCGCCATCAACCCCGGCAATTCGGGCGGTGCGCTGGTGGACGCGCAGGGCAATCTGGTGGGGATCAACACGGCGATCTATTCGGAATCGGGCGGGTCGATGGGCATCGGCTTTGCCACGCCGGTGGAGATTGCGCGCAAGGTCATGGACGACATCGTCAAGACGGGCTCGGTCAAGCGGGGCTGGCTGGGCGTGGAACCGCAGGACGTGACGCCGGAGCTGGCGCGCGCGTTTGAGCTCAAGGGTGACACGCGCGGCGTCATCATTGCCGGCGTGATGCGCGATGGACCGGCCGCGCGCGGTGGCTTGCGCGTGGGCGATATCGTGCAATCGGTCAATGGCAAGCGCATGGCGGACACGTCGCAGTTGTTGTCGGAGATTGCGCAGCTGCCGCCCGGCCAGCGCGCCACGCTGGGCGTGTTGCGCGCGGGCAAGCCCGTCGAGGTGGCCGTGGTTGTGGGCACCCGGCCGGGCAAGCCGCGATAGCAATCGCGAAGGGGCCTGCGGTTGCGGCCGCGGGAGCCACCGCCAGCAGCACAAGCACCGGCCACCGTGCCCGATGCAGGGCTAGTCACTGCGCGACTTTTGGGCCAATAGTCGAACCACCGACAGCACGGCCCGCTTTGTGGTGTCGGGCTGGTGTTGCAGGATGGCGCCGATTTCAGCGCAGTAGCCGTCGACCACGGGCTTGCACGACTTCGGCATCACGGGCGGCTGCGAGCCGTACCCCGGCGGCATGCCGCTGGTGCCCGATTCCGTGGGACCCAACACGCCGTCGGTCAGCCACGGCACGCTGGTGTCCAGCGCTTTGGCCAGACGCAGCAGCGTGGTGCGAGACGGCGAGTAGTGTTCCCCACGCGTAAGGATCCGATGGATACAGGACTGCGGCACGCCGGAAAGGCGCGCCAACTGGTTTTGACTATGGATGCCACGCCACCGCATCAGGGCGCGTAGCCTTTGAGCAGGCGACATGCCTGCAATGTAGAGTCGCGAGCGGCGGCCCACAAGGGTGAAACAGTCCTATACCGGACCCTTTGTGCGATATACGAAGCAAAAATGCAAAGGGCCGCCGAAGCGACCCTTTCAGACGATGCCATGCCGGCCCGTGTCAGTGGCGTTCGGTCAGCGAATCGGACACGGCGTCGTCGGCGGCGCCCGGCTTGGGCTGCACCATGCGTGCGCAGATCAGCCCCACTTCGTAAAGCAGGCAAAGCGGCACGGCCAGCATGAACTGGCTGACCACGTCCGGCGGCGTGACCACCGCCGCGATGATGAAGGCGCCGACCACCACGTAACCGCGCGCGGACCGCAGCTTGGACAGTTCAACGATGCCCATCTTGACCAGCAACACCACGGCCACGGGCACTTCGAACGTGATGCCGAACGCCATGAACATCGTCATGACGAAGCTCAGGTAGGCCTCGATGTCCGGCGCCGGGGTGATGGACTGCGGCGCGAACGTGGCGATGAAATGGAACACCGTGCGGAACACGACGAAGTAGCAGAACGCCATGCCCGCGATGAACAGGAACGTGCTGGAGACGATTAGCGGCAGCGCCAGGCGCTTTTCGTGGCGGTACAGACCGGGTGCCACGAAAGCCCACGCCTGGTACAGCACCACGGGCAGCGCCACGATGAAGGCGGCCATCATGGTGACCTTGACGGGCACCATGAACGGCGTGATGACGCCCGTGGCGATCATGCGCGTGCCTTCGGGCAGCGAGGCCAGCATCGGCGCGGCCAGCACGTCATAGATGGCCGATGCGCCGGGGTAGATGAACAGCACGATGAACACGGCCACGACGGCGCCCACGGCGCGCAACAGGCGGGTTCGCAATTCGACCAGGTGAGAGATGAAGGTCTCTTGCTGGCCTTCTTCTTGGGAGGCGTCCTGGGTCACGTCGGTGTTCCGGAGGGCGGGACGGGCTTGGCGGCGGGCCCGGCGTCGTCAGCCGTGGGCGCGCGGGGCGCCGGGGCGGGTTGTTGTGGGGCGGGGGCGGCAGGCGCCGTGCCGGTGTTGGACGCCGGCGGCAGGTCCAGGTCCAGGCTGTGGTTCTGGCTGGGCGGCGCGATGGTGCGGGCGGGCTCGGTGGCGGTTGCGAGTGGGGCTGCGAGCGGGGCCGCCGTGGCGGGCGCATCGCCCACGATCACCGGCGCGACCTTGCCATTGGCCTCGCGGGCCACTTCGTCCAATTCGGCACGGAACTGCTGCACCGGTTCTTGCAATGACGCGTGGGTTTCGTTCAGCGACTGCTGCACGCCCTGCGCGGCATCTTCCATTTCGCTTTTGAATTTGCGCAGCTCGTCGATTTCGATTTCGCGCTGGATATCGGACTTCACGTCGTTGACGTAACGCTGCGCGCGCCCCAGCAGGTGACCG
Coding sequences:
- a CDS encoding tripartite tricarboxylate transporter substrate binding protein, which translates into the protein MNKTISRALALCVLAATPMLATADTYPSKPITLVVPFPPGGSTDVIGRLFAVKLGARLGQTVVIENKPGANTSIGAVAVARAAPDGYTLMITGAPTFTLNSLLYSNLNYDPVKSYEYVAVAGSTPFVILTNPQTGIGTVADITSKSAAQALSFGSFGNGSTPHIAGESLAQRTGAKLLHVPYRGSAPAMTDLIGNQIPLSIDTLVASLPQIKAGKARAVALTGSARSKLVPEVPTVAESGVSGYDFETWFGVVMPKGTPAPIVNRMSKEIQAVMAEPDTRAKLQELGFDATYQDPAAFRAKVDSELARNVAVIKAAGIKPD
- a CDS encoding GntP family permease, whose product is MSSFDIQLLLTALVSVLVLVALIVSRIRMHPLLALLIVSIGVGFATGMSPVAIVKNLTDGAGKTLGAVGVVIALGAMLGKILADSGTTERLANAILRRTSVRLIPWAMTLVAFVIGIPMFFEVGLVVMLPLIFSVARKLESQERFKGSAYVYVGVPVIAALAAMHGMVPPHPGPLTAIATLKTTVGPTMIYGFLAALPAMVLGGPLYGAFITPRMTTRPDEALLEQFTVTPENGSAIAAPSVGLGVLAALLPALLMLVHALAEMLLPKDSSLMHVAAFLGNPLVAMLLGVLFAAVTLVFMRGGDAEKLRDGLGKSLKPIAGIMLIIAGGGAFQQVLTSAKVGDAIVHLTHQFAFPPLILGWLIAMLLSVSTGSATVGIVGAAGLLAPLAGADPTLNLPLLALSIGCGSLFFNYANHAGFWMVKESFGMTMGEATKTISVVQSIVAVVGLLMVLLFNMLPPLG
- a CDS encoding ClpXP protease specificity-enhancing factor; the protein is MGETSTKPYLIRALHEWCTDNGYTPYITVQVDEHTMVPVAHVRDGQITLNVGTLATNRLVLGNEFIEFQARFSGVTENVYVPVGAVSAIYARETGAGMGFEVQPYEPPEAGAQGAVEPAAPEGSDAQSDAPTGDDGGNDDEPKRPRLTIVK
- a CDS encoding glutathione S-transferase N-terminal domain-containing protein, which produces MMVLYSGTTCPFSQRCRFVLFEKGMDFEIRDIDLYNKPEDIAVMNPYGQVPILVERDLVLYESNIINEYIDERFPHPQLMPADPVMRARTRLFLYNFEKELFVHVSTLEDRSAKPDEKKLANARQNIRDRLAQLAPMLLKNKYMLGEEFSMLDVAVAPLLWRLDHYGIELPKNAAPLQKYAERIFSRPAYIEALTPSEKVMRR
- a CDS encoding cytochrome c1: MIKKLIGAVALMLTCTTAFAAEGGFPLDKAPYRVNDMSSLQNGAKLFVNYCLNCHSASSMRYNKLKDIGLTDQQIKESLLFTGEKVGDMMTVAMSPKDAKKWFGTTPPDLSVIARAKSVNAGPSGADYIYTYLRTFYRDSSRATGWNNLVFPAVGMPHALWERQGPRELTTTAMHEVEVKDAKEGTPKTWERVTTVYDAQGFSTVKAEPVADYHGHATFDAKFKAANPAQVATYDNDVADLTAFMSWMAEPVQTFRVRLGVGVMLFLLLFFLVTWRLNASYWKHVR
- a CDS encoding cytochrome bc complex cytochrome b subunit, whose translation is MAGEKTVETTGLLGWLDRRFPVTSTWKAHLSEYYAPKNFNFWYFFGSLALLVLVLQIVTGIFLVMHYKPDAERAFQSVEYIMREVPWGWLVRYMHSTGASMFFVVVYLHMLRGLLYGSYRKPRELVWIFGVAIFLCLMAEAFFGYLLPWGQMSYWGAQVIVNLFAAIPFIGPELSIWIRGDYVVSDATLNRFFAFHVIAIPLVLVGLVAAHLVALHEVGSNNPDGIEIKQGPKDKYGRPKDGIPFHPFYSVHDLMGVAGFLLVFAFIVFFAPEMGGYFLEFNNFIPADSLKTPPHIAPVWYFTPFYSMLRATTDEFTWVLAGASVLGALVLLFKSNMRGILRFVVPGILIVVAVLLRVIDAKFWGVVAMGGTVVILFFLPWLDHSPVKSIRYRPTWHKWIYGIFMVNFLVLGYIGTQPPSPPLNITSQIGTLLYLAFFFLMPVWSRLGTFKQVPERVTFHAH
- the petA gene encoding ubiquinol-cytochrome c reductase iron-sulfur subunit produces the protein MSQDTLVHDDDGAVDPNLPPDPSRRFWVTTACAVGGVAGVATAVPLVSTFSPSDKARAAGAPVEVDIGDIPVGTMKTVEWRGKPVWIIHRSPEQLAALKTLDPLLADPESKRPGFTPKYAENEARSRKPEIFVCVGICTHLGCSPTSHFETGGGGGMGANWQGGFLCPCHGSTFDLAGRVYKNKPAPDNLEVPPYQYLSDTRIIVGVDEDNKA
- the mscL gene encoding large conductance mechanosensitive channel protein MscL, whose protein sequence is MSKKTGFIKEFRDFAVKGNAVDLAVGVIIGAAFGRIVDSMVKDIIMPLVNFILGGAVDFSNKFFVLSMPAGYNGPMTYADLTKAGATVFAWGNFVTILINFVLLAFVIFWMVKAIYKARTKAEEAPAAPAATPEDVALLREIRDLLKK
- a CDS encoding Nif3-like dinuclear metal center hexameric protein, which translates into the protein MKKVDSHVLASWLDDTLQAARFKDYCPNGLQVEGRSEVGHIITGVTASEALLRAAVERGADAVLVHHGWMWRNEDRRIIGTRRTRMALALKNDLNLYAYHLPLDAHPTLGNNAQLARVLGLAPARRDDGSPRTCGQDNLVWLGEAAGVQTLGQLGERVAERLGRQPLVVGDPAQPLSTVAWCTGGAQGMLADAVDAGATAYITGEVSESTVHLARETGVGFIAAGHHATERYGAQALGQAVAEHFGIKVEFIDLDNPA
- a CDS encoding trypsin-like peptidase domain-containing protein — translated: MRRYWLIFAQAVTVCLAILFVVTTLRPDLLRLAGPGAATPAAAASARPPAGTGVGPVSYADGVARAAPSVVNVYTTKHVNVPLVPLPDDPVLRQLFGQVPGMSRRQATTSLGSGVIVSQDGHVLTNYHVVQAADAIEVALADGRRDAAKVVGADPDTDLAVLKLSSLRTLPVATLAADRGLRVGDVVLAIGNPFGVGQTTTQGIVSALGRNGLGLNTYENFIQTDAAINPGNSGGALVDAQGNLVGINTAIYSESGGSMGIGFATPVEIARKVMDDIVKTGSVKRGWLGVEPQDVTPELARAFELKGDTRGVIIAGVMRDGPAARGGLRVGDIVQSVNGKRMADTSQLLSEIAQLPPGQRATLGVLRAGKPVEVAVVVGTRPGKPR
- a CDS encoding helix-turn-helix domain-containing protein, giving the protein MSPAQRLRALMRWRGIHSQNQLARLSGVPQSCIHRILTRGEHYSPSRTTLLRLAKALDTSVPWLTDGVLGPTESGTSGMPPGYGSQPPVMPKSCKPVVDGYCAEIGAILQHQPDTTKRAVLSVVRLLAQKSRSD
- the tatC gene encoding twin-arginine translocase subunit TatC; protein product: MTQDASQEEGQQETFISHLVELRTRLLRAVGAVVAVFIVLFIYPGASAIYDVLAAPMLASLPEGTRMIATGVITPFMVPVKVTMMAAFIVALPVVLYQAWAFVAPGLYRHEKRLALPLIVSSTFLFIAGMAFCYFVVFRTVFHFIATFAPQSITPAPDIEAYLSFVMTMFMAFGITFEVPVAVVLLVKMGIVELSKLRSARGYVVVGAFIIAAVVTPPDVVSQFMLAVPLCLLYEVGLICARMVQPKPGAADDAVSDSLTERH
- the tatB gene encoding Sec-independent protein translocase protein TatB, whose translation is MFDVSLTELMVIGVVALIVIGPERLPKVARTVGHLLGRAQRYVNDVKSDIQREIEIDELRKFKSEMEDAAQGVQQSLNETHASLQEPVQQFRAELDEVAREANGKVAPVIVGDAPATAAPLAAPLATATEPARTIAPPSQNHSLDLDLPPASNTGTAPAAPAPQQPAPAPRAPTADDAGPAAKPVPPSGTPT